The DNA window ACAGTTTGATAGATTTTTCCTGTAGTAACGTTATTATTCTGAGAAGTTGCAGAATCTAGAAATCTTTCGTAGTGACCCAAATCTAGGTCAGTTTCTGCGCCATCTTCAGTTACATAACATTCTCCATGCTCATAAGGATTAAGTGTTCCTGGGTCTATATTAATGTAAGGATCAAGCTTTTGGATGGTTACATTAAATCCTCGGGATTTTAAAAGCAGGCCAAGTGAAGCCGAAACAATGCCTTTTCCCAAAGACGAAGTTACACCTCCTGTCACAAAGATGTATTTGGTATTCTTTTTACTCATTAGATTAGGTTTGTGCAAAGTTAATGGATTTTGACTAAAGTCCCAAAAACGATTAATTATTTCAAAAATTCTGTAAATTGCAACATCATTTATCAATTATAAATCTGTGGCAAAAATAAAAACAGCATACTATTGTCAAAAATGTGGAACGCAATATCCACAATGGCACGGACAATGCAAAAACTGTGGAGAGTGGAATACTCTAGTAGAAGAAATCGTAGAAAAAAAATCTTCTCACTATGATATTCTAGGAAGCGGGAAACAAAAAATCATCAACATTACCGAAGTAGAAACAGGAACAGAAATTCGACTGAAAACTGTTTCAGAAGAACTAAACCGTGTTTTAGGAGGCGGAATTGTTCTAGGCTCTGTTATTCTCATTGGTGGAGAACCTGGAATTGGTAAATCTACGCTTCTACTACAACTCGCCTTAAAGATGAAGAAGAAAATTCTGTATGTTTCTGGCGAAGAAAGTGCTTCGCAAATTAAAATGCGTGCCGACAGAATTACGGATGTTCAAAACCCAAATTGTTTCCTTTATACCGAAACTTCTATCGAAAAAATATTGATGGAAGCCAAAAATCTTCAGCCAGATTTGATGATTGTAGATTCTATTCAAACTTTACAATCTCAATTGCTAGAAAGTGCTGCAGGAACGGTTTCACAGATTAGAGAATGTTCTGGAGAATTGATAAAATTTGCCAAAGAAAAAAATATTCCCGTTATTTTAGTAGGTCACATTACAAAAGACGGACAAATTGCTGGGCCGAAAGTTCTAGAACACATGGTAGACGTAGTTCTTAATTTTGACGGAGACAGAAATC is part of the Cloacibacterium normanense genome and encodes:
- the radA gene encoding DNA repair protein RadA, translated to MAKIKTAYYCQKCGTQYPQWHGQCKNCGEWNTLVEEIVEKKSSHYDILGSGKQKIINITEVETGTEIRLKTVSEELNRVLGGGIVLGSVILIGGEPGIGKSTLLLQLALKMKKKILYVSGEESASQIKMRADRITDVQNPNCFLYTETSIEKILMEAKNLQPDLMIVDSIQTLQSQLLESAAGTVSQIRECSGELIKFAKEKNIPVILVGHITKDGQIAGPKVLEHMVDVVLNFDGDRNHLFRLLRAQKNRFGSTQEIGIYEMVTQGLKEIKNPSEILITKKFEELSGNAVAVTLEGNRPMLLEIQALVSTAVYGTPQRSCTGFDSKRLNMLLAVLEKRAGFMLGAKDVFLNITGGIKTDDPALDLAVIAAVLSSNEDLAISEKYCFAGEIGLSGEIRPIPQIEQRISEAEKLGYEKIFVSNLNKIPKRKFGIRIEEVSKIEEFHEKLF